A window of the Amycolatopsis solani genome harbors these coding sequences:
- a CDS encoding IS110 family transposase has protein sequence MTTSTTRVIGGVDTHKHTHYAAVVDEHGRLLGHREFPARDRGYAQLLDWITSHRVVAAVGVESTGSFGATLSRFLTTANVRVIEVNRPNLLARRMDGKSDRLDAEQIARAVLGQTSTATPKAKSGIVEVIRTLRITRSSAVKTRTQTLNTLWGVMIGAPSPLRDDLVTLTKRTLINRCLLLHPETDDVLTLIDAPARLLTAGVTTALRDLAHRWKTLDEEIKTLDKQIEALVRATVPELVELHGVGIELAGQFLVTAGDNADRIRSEAAFAKLCGVAPQPASSGRTTGRHRLSRSGDRAANSALYIVTIVRMRRHQPTRDYVERRTAEGLSKREIIRCLKRYIAREIYAHLPRTTPHPQPPHPNAA, from the coding sequence ATGACAACTTCTACCACCCGTGTCATCGGCGGTGTCGACACCCACAAGCACACCCACTACGCAGCCGTGGTCGATGAGCACGGCCGGCTCCTCGGACACCGCGAGTTCCCTGCACGCGACCGCGGCTACGCCCAGTTGCTGGACTGGATCACAAGCCACCGTGTCGTCGCCGCGGTCGGTGTCGAAAGCACCGGGTCATTCGGGGCCACCCTGAGCAGGTTCCTCACCACCGCCAATGTCCGGGTTATCGAGGTCAACCGGCCAAACCTCCTGGCCCGGCGGATGGACGGCAAGTCCGACCGCCTGGACGCCGAGCAGATCGCCCGCGCTGTCCTGGGCCAGACCTCGACCGCAACCCCGAAGGCCAAGTCCGGCATCGTCGAGGTGATCCGCACCCTCCGGATCACCCGTTCCAGCGCGGTCAAGACCCGGACCCAAACCTTGAACACCCTGTGGGGAGTGATGATCGGCGCACCCTCGCCCTTACGTGACGACCTGGTGACACTGACCAAGAGGACCTTGATCAACCGATGTCTGCTGTTGCATCCCGAGACCGATGACGTCCTCACCCTCATCGACGCGCCCGCACGGCTGCTCACGGCCGGAGTGACCACGGCACTGCGTGATCTCGCCCACCGGTGGAAGACCTTGGACGAGGAAATCAAAACCCTCGACAAGCAGATCGAAGCGCTGGTCCGCGCCACGGTCCCGGAACTGGTCGAGCTTCACGGCGTCGGGATCGAGCTGGCCGGGCAGTTCCTCGTGACCGCCGGCGACAACGCTGACCGCATCCGCAGCGAGGCCGCCTTCGCCAAACTCTGCGGGGTCGCCCCGCAACCAGCCAGCAGCGGCCGCACCACCGGACGCCATCGCCTCAGCCGCAGCGGTGATCGCGCGGCCAACAGCGCCCTCTACATCGTGACCATCGTCCGGATGCGCCGCCATCAACCCACCCGTGACTACGTCGAACGACGGACAGCCGAAGGACTCAGCAAACGCGAGATCATCCGCTGCCTCAAGCGCTACATCGCCCGCGAGATCTACGCCCACCTTCCTCGAACAACACCCCACCCACAACCACCGCACCCCAATGCCGCTTGA